One window of Akkermansia biwaensis genomic DNA carries:
- a CDS encoding DUF3784 domain-containing protein, with the protein MTAQLSPLLVPILLMGVFIFLGIILSMEKCSFLIAGYNLMSREKKERYDERALCRFAGKLMFFLAFCMLLSIISTILESPVLLSIAVFLFVAAITFAVIYASTGNRFRK; encoded by the coding sequence ATGACCGCCCAGCTTTCCCCCCTTCTGGTACCCATTTTGCTCATGGGAGTTTTCATCTTCCTCGGAATCATTCTTTCCATGGAGAAATGCTCCTTTCTGATTGCTGGTTATAATCTGATGAGCCGAGAGAAAAAAGAACGGTACGATGAACGCGCCCTGTGCCGCTTCGCCGGCAAGTTGATGTTTTTCCTGGCTTTCTGCATGCTGCTCAGCATCATCAGTACCATTCTGGAAAGTCCCGTACTTCTTTCCATCGCCGTGTTTCTTTTTGTCGCCGCTATTACATTCGCCGTCATTTACGCCAGTACCGGGAACAGGTTCAGGAAATAA
- a CDS encoding M28 family peptidase: MNRPLLLSLCLLPVLAVMALLLSLPCCTRLFQPCGSGNIPNTEQTEERLRTHVFQLADTIGERNAYKAGTMERSAQYIEQALAGMGYAVTRQAVHIPRSGEYGAVRDRTVYNILATKKGTSPRAKTLIIGAHYDTKVGMDNWHDHGPARPSRTGTPGANDNASGVAALLEVARILAGPPTLHDVCLAAYANEEPPFYQTPAMGSVVHAKSIAARPGKDKVIGMIALETLGCYSPRVNKKRKSAVVAGLAGLPDRCDYVAFLSTNTGKNFARSCADEFAALSRFPVRSVAFPYYMKGVSWSDDWGYMKEDIPSFAVTDTAFLRCDDYHETSDTAEKLDYPQFAEVVQGLAGLIISIASKP, from the coding sequence ATGAACCGGCCCCTTCTTCTCTCTCTGTGCCTTCTTCCGGTCCTGGCCGTCATGGCCCTCCTCCTGTCCCTCCCCTGTTGCACCCGGCTGTTCCAGCCCTGCGGCTCCGGCAATATTCCGAACACGGAACAAACGGAAGAGCGTTTGAGAACGCATGTGTTCCAACTGGCGGACACCATCGGGGAACGCAACGCCTACAAGGCAGGAACCATGGAACGCTCCGCCCAATACATTGAACAGGCCCTGGCCGGAATGGGTTATGCCGTCACGCGCCAGGCCGTTCATATTCCCCGCTCCGGTGAATACGGAGCCGTACGGGACAGGACCGTGTACAACATTCTCGCCACGAAAAAAGGCACTTCTCCCCGCGCGAAGACGCTCATCATCGGTGCGCATTACGATACCAAGGTGGGCATGGACAACTGGCACGACCACGGCCCCGCAAGACCTTCCCGCACAGGTACTCCCGGAGCCAATGACAACGCTTCCGGGGTAGCCGCCCTGCTGGAGGTGGCCCGGATTCTGGCAGGGCCCCCCACTCTTCACGACGTCTGTCTGGCAGCGTACGCCAACGAAGAACCGCCCTTTTACCAAACCCCCGCCATGGGTAGCGTCGTGCACGCCAAATCCATCGCCGCCCGGCCGGGAAAGGACAAGGTCATCGGCATGATCGCCCTGGAGACGCTGGGCTGCTATTCTCCGCGGGTGAACAAGAAACGCAAGTCGGCCGTGGTCGCCGGACTAGCGGGACTGCCGGACCGTTGCGACTACGTGGCTTTCCTGTCCACCAATACGGGGAAAAACTTCGCCCGTTCCTGTGCCGACGAGTTTGCCGCCCTGAGCCGGTTCCCGGTCCGTTCCGTCGCCTTTCCCTATTACATGAAGGGCGTTTCCTGGTCCGACGACTGGGGCTACATGAAGGAGGACATTCCCTCCTTCGCCGTTACGGATACGGCCTTCCTTCGCTGTGACGACTACCATGAAACCAGCGACACAGCCGAGAAACTGGACTATCCCCAGTTTGCGGAAGTCGTTCAGGGTCTCGCCGGACTCATTATTTCTATTGCCAGCAAACCATGA